Genomic DNA from Desulfuromonas versatilis:
AAAGTGGATGCCGTTGAGGCTGGCGCCGGCATAGCCGATGTAGGTCCAGGACGCCCCCCCGTTGGTGGTGCGGAACATGAAGCCGGCGTCGGCGGCAACGAACCCGACCTGGTCACTGACCGGGAAATGAACAGCATTGAGGTGATCCCCGTAGGGCGTGGGGATGGGTATCCACACCGCCCACAAGGAGGAAGGGATGCCCCACAGCACAGCAGCCAGAAGGCACTGGGCCAGGATGCGGGGCAGCCCGGTGGGTTTTGGGAGGGATAACTCATTCTTCTTCATTTACTGAATACCCTGTTTATCCGGCCTACTTTCGCTTTTTATTACTGTTCGCCCGCGTTCAGAATCTTCAGAAACGCCTCCACCACCTGCGGGTCGAACTGGCTCCCCGCTCCCCGGCGCAACTCGGCGACGGCGGCGGCCTTGCCAATCCCTTTGCGGTAGGGGCGGTCGGCCATCATCGCGTCGTAGGCGTCGAGCACCGCGACGATGCGGGCCTGGACGGGGATCTGCTCGCCCGCTTTGCCAAAAGGGTACCCCTGGCCGTCGAAACGCTCGTGATGCATCTCGATAACCGGGATGACCGGAGCCAGAAAGGTCATGCCGCGGATGATGTCGCCCCCTTTGCGGCAGTGTTCTTTCATGACCGCAAACTCTTCCTCGGTGAGTCGGCTGGGCTTCTGCAGTATCACCTCGGGGACGCCGATCTTGCCGATGTCGTGCAGCACCGCGCCGAACAGCAAAATTTCAAGCTCCTGCCAATTCAGGTCCAGGGCCCGGCCCACGGGCTCAACGAACTTGAGCATGCCGTCGGCATGCTCGCCGGTGGTGTGGTCCTTGGCATCGAGCGCCTCGGCAAAAGCCAGCACCGCCTGGTAGGTGGACTCCCGCACCTCCCTGCTGGCCGCGTGAGCGGCATTGAGCCGGAGCACCAGTTGATCTGCGACGGTGGCGAGGAATTCTTCATCTTCAGCGCTGAATGGCTCCCGATTGACCCGGTTGCAGGCATTGAGCACCCCCATGGCCAATCGCCCCGCCCCGCCTGAATCAGCTTCGAGAAGCGGCACCGAGACGAAGGCATCGGCCTGGTAGCCACGGTGGACATTGGTCGGGATGCCGGGGTTGGGATCACGGGTGCAATAGCGCAAGGCCCACCCCTTTTCCGCCACCAGCCCGGCCACCCCCTCGCCCAGCCGGACCCTGCCGGCCTCGGGGGGGAAGGGCTGCAGGCCGACCGAAGCCACAATTTCCAGATCCCCCGCCTCTCTGTCCAGAAGCATCATGGAGACCCGCTGGGCGTCCAGTTCCGCGGCGACGAACCGCACGGCCGCCTCCTGCAGTTCCCGGGCATCCCTCGCGGCGTTGAGCGCCTGGTTGATCCGGGCCAGCCCCATCAGGCGCTTAACGGCCGTCTCCAACTGCTCGGCTCTCCGGGCCAAGGCTTCGGCCTGTTGCGCCTTGAGCTCTTTTTCCCTGCGTTTCTCAAAGGTTGTGCGCACCAGCGCCGAAACGGCGCCCAGATCAGCGAAGGGCTTGGTGAGATAGTCGGCGGCCCCCAGGCGCAGGGCCTCCACGGCCGTCTCCATGGAGCCGTGGCTGGTGATGAGCACCGCGTCGGTCTGGGGGTGGCTCCGCTTGATTTCCTCCAGCACCCGGGTGCCGCTCATATCCGGAAGCACCAGGTCGAGCAGCACCAGGGGGAAAGGCTCGCGGCAAAAGGCCTCCAGGGCCTCCCCACCACAGGTAACCGTGGTGACCTGGTACCCTTCGTCGCCAAGCAGCTCGCTCAACAACAGACAGACCGTCTCGTTATCGTCCACAACCAGGATTCTCTGGGAATCGTCCACGCTTGTCGCCCTCTGGCAGGTCCCGGTTCGCTCCCGGTCCCGCCGCATAAACAAAACGCCCACCTTCTTTCCGAAGATGGGCGTCTGCCCTATTCCCCCAATTCATCCAGGGGGAATATGACGCGTCTCTCTTCGGCAACCCGGCTGTCCACCCTGCGGGGGACCCGTGGTTTTGCGCCGCCAGATCGCTCTGGCTTTGCTCTTTTCGGAGAGTTGGTGAACCAGCCGCCGCCGGCGGCTGAAAATCAGCACTGTTTTCCTACATGGGAAATTCTTTCAGCATGGCCAAAAACACCTCGACCACCACCGGGTCGAACTGGCTCCCCCTCCCCTCGCTCAACTGCCCCAGGGCCTGGACCCGGGTCAGGGGACGACGGTAGGGGCGCTCGGCGGTCATCGCGTCAAAGGCATCGAGCACCGCCACGATCCGGGCCTCGAGGGGGATCGCCTCCCCGGCCAGCCCCTTGGGATAACCGCTGCCGTCGAACCACTCATGATGCGCCTCGATAATCGGAACCACCGGCGCCATGAAGGTCATCGACCGCAGAATGTCCCTGCCGACCCGGGTGTGGTTTTGCATGATCTGGAATTCTTCGGGGGAGAGTTCGGCAGGCTTCTGGAGGATGCGTTCGGGCACCCCGATCTTGCCGATGTCGTGCAGCACCGCCGCGTAGCGCAGGATCTCGGTCCGCTCCTCGGGCAGACCCAGCCGTTCGGCCATCGGTTCGGCATAGCGGAGCATTCCGCCACTGTGCTCACCGGAAGTGGCGTCCTTGGCCTCGAGGGCCTCGGCCAGGGCGAGGATGGCCTGGTAGTGGGTGTCCTTGAGCTCGCGGTTCACCGCCATGGCGTTGTCGATGGCCACGGCGATCTGGGAGCCGAGGGTGTCGACGAACTGCAGGTCCTCTTCGCTAAACGGCTCACCGCTGGCCTTGTTGCTGACGTTGATCACCCCGATGACCTCGCGGTCGCCCTTGATGGGGACGCTGATTATCAGGGGGGTGGAGACAAAGGTGGAGGTCCGGTAGCGGCCCTCGCCTGTAGGAGCCAGATCGGCCTGGGTCATCTGCTCCTCGGAGATCAGGGCCTTGCCTTTCTGGGCCACCCAGCCGGCCACCCCCTCTCCCAACCGGCAGCGGGCACCTTTGACCTTGTCGGGGTCGATGCCGTGACTGGCCTTTATTTTCAGCTCCCCGGTGCGCTTTTCCAGCAGCATCAGGGAAACCCGCTCGGCATCGACCTCGCGGGCCACCAGCTGTACGGAAAACTGCAGCAGTTCCTTGAGATCGAGGATCGAATACAGCGAGCGGCTCAACTCGTTCAGGGAACTCAGGCGCTTGACCGCCGTTTCCAGTTGACGGCTCTTGCTGAGGATCTGCCGGTAGAGCCACTCCTTCTCTTCGATCCTGCGACGCTTGCTGAAGGTCTCGCGAACCAGGTTGGTCACCTGTTCGAGGTTGTCGAAAGGCTTGGTCAAATAGTCGGCGGCTCCCAGACGCAGCGCTTCGATTGCCGATTCCATGGTGCCGTGGCTGGTGATCATCACGGCATCGGTCTGCTGGGATAACTGTTTGATGGCCTTGAGAACTTCGGTTCCGCTGATCCCCGGCAGCATCAAATCGAGCAGCACCAAAGGGAAGGGATTCTGCTGAAAAGAATCCAAGGCGGCTTCCCCGCTCAAGGCCGTGGATACCTCGTACCCTTCAGTCTCCAGCACCTCACTGAGCAGGGCGCAGATCATTTCGTTGTCATCGACAACCAGGATCCTATGCCGTTCGGCCATGAACCCTCCGGAATTTTCGCGGTGCGTTACAGCAGTCCAACAAACACCAGCCATTGCTACCCGAGAGAGAACCTCGAAGCCGTCGCCCCCGGGGTTCCTCCAGCCGTCCCCTCAGAAATAGACCTGATCAAAGCCCTCCTTCTACGGCTGGAGTTCGGCGCCGGAGATTCTTCAGGTCAACCATCAATAACAAAGGGCTATTTCTCTCATTTGTTTTTGTAATTCTTTAAACTTTTTATTGAAGATATTTTGAACCAAAATACTATGTTTTCTATTTCTCTTCAAATTAAATCTTCGAAAAACCTCGAAAACATGACCACTTCAGAGAGAATTTGAAATTTTTGACATAAAAAATTTCATGCCAGAAATATGCCGGTTTTTTATATTCACCTGCATTCGGAGGGTCCAGAGTTTGTCTCGAGAGGCCGGTCCCTTAATTGGATTTCTCTATTCCCCCGATTTTCCAGCCCCGACAGAAGATCTCGAGAAAGGCACAGAGGCAGCCGGATTGGTTGCCGCCGGGGAAAAACCGGTATGCGAACACCGGCGGGTCCAGCCGGAACATGCCATGGCCTTTTCAGGGGGGAAAATGGTGAAATAACGGACTATGGGTCAGGATGGACGGGGACAACCTGTCGGGGCGGGGCGGGCGGGATCGGGCAAGTCAACCACCAGCGGGGCGGCCGAGCGGGCGAGGAGCGGCGTCAGTGCCCGCCCCCGCCGAGGTAGGCGTTCTGCACGTCGGGGTTGGCGAGGAGGTTTTCGGCGCTGTCCTCGAGCACCACCCGGCCGACTTCGAGCACGTAGCCGCGATGGGCCAGGCGCAGGGCGGCGCGGGCGTTCTGCTCGACCAGCACGACGGTCAGGCCCGACTGATTGATCTCCTGCAGGGTCTTGAAGATCGCCTTGACCAAAATGGGCGCCAGTCCCAGCGAGGGTTCGTCGAGCAGCAGGATGCGCGGCTTGGCCATCAACGCCCGGCCGATGGCGAGCATCTGCTGCTCGCCCCCCGAGAGGGTGCCGGCCAGTTGGGAGCGGCGCTGGGCGAGCACGGGGAAGAGCTGGTAGATCCACTCTTCGGTCTGCTTGATGTGGGCCAGGTCGCGGTTGGTGAAGGAGCCGAGCTTGAGGTTCTCGTGCACGGTCAGGGTGCCAAAAACCCGCCGCCCCTCGGGAACCTGGGCCACCCCGGCCGCAACGATCTTGTGGGCGGGCATTTTGCTGAGTTCCATGCCGTCGAAGACGATGCTGCCGCCCGAGGCCTTGACCAGGCCGCTGATGCTCATCAGGGTGGTCGATTTGCCGGCCCCGTTGGCCCCCAGGACGCTGACGATTTCGCCCTCGTTGACGTGCAGGTTGATGCCGTGCAGGGCCTCGACGTTGCCGTATTTGACGTGCAGGTCTTTTATTTCGAGAAACATGTTGAAACCTTAAAATTAAAGCCCCGGCCGCAATTCATCTGACCGATCGGTCCGATCCGACGGATCAGTCGGATCCGACGCGGCCGGGGCGGCCTTGATTATCAATCCGCCCCCAGGTAGGCCTCGATGACCTTGGGGTTTTTCTTGACCACCTCCGGCGGGCCCTCGGCGATCTTTTCACCGTATTCGAGCACCACCAGGTTCTCGCAGGCACGCATCACCAGGGCCATGTCGTGCTCGATGAGCAGCACGGTGATGCCGCGCTCGCGCAGCTTGCGGATCAGTTGCAGCAGGCGTTCGGTCTCCTGCTCGTTCATCCCCCCGGCGGGCTCGTCGAGGATCAGAAAGCGCGGCTTGGTGGCCAGGGCGCGGGCGATCTCGAGCAGGCGCTGGTTGCCGTAGGAGAGGTTGCAGGCCAGGTTCTCGGCCTGGTCACGCAGACCGACGAACTCGAGTTCGGCCAGCGCCAGCTCCAGCACCTCGCGTTCTTCACGGCGCTCGGCGGGGGGCTTGAACATGCCGGAGAAAACCCCGGCCTTCATCCGGCAGTGGGCGCCGGCGAGCACGTTCTCGATGACCGACATGCGCTGGAACAGGCGGATGGTCTGGAAGGTGCGGGCGATGCCCAGGGTGACGATGCGATGGGTCGGCAGGCCGGTGATATCGCGGCCGTCGAAGACGATCTTGCCCAGGTTGGGCTTGTAGTTGCCGGTGATCAGGTTGAAGGTGGTGGTCTTGCCGGCGCCGTTGGGGCCGATCAGGCCGACGATGGAGCCCTCCTCCACGGTGAAGGAGACGTTGCCCACGGCGGTCAGGCCGCCGAAGGTCTTGGTGACGTCGGTGAGGGTCAGCAGGCTCATGAGGCTTTCCCCCCTTCCCCCTTGAGGCCGAGGAATTTGAATTTTCGCGGGCCGGGCGGCAAAATCCCCTGGGTGCGCACCA
This window encodes:
- a CDS encoding HD domain-containing phosphohydrolase, with protein sequence MAERHRILVVDDNEMICALLSEVLETEGYEVSTALSGEAALDSFQQNPFPLVLLDLMLPGISGTEVLKAIKQLSQQTDAVMITSHGTMESAIEALRLGAADYLTKPFDNLEQVTNLVRETFSKRRRIEEKEWLYRQILSKSRQLETAVKRLSSLNELSRSLYSILDLKELLQFSVQLVAREVDAERVSLMLLEKRTGELKIKASHGIDPDKVKGARCRLGEGVAGWVAQKGKALISEEQMTQADLAPTGEGRYRTSTFVSTPLIISVPIKGDREVIGVINVSNKASGEPFSEEDLQFVDTLGSQIAVAIDNAMAVNRELKDTHYQAILALAEALEAKDATSGEHSGGMLRYAEPMAERLGLPEERTEILRYAAVLHDIGKIGVPERILQKPAELSPEEFQIMQNHTRVGRDILRSMTFMAPVVPIIEAHHEWFDGSGYPKGLAGEAIPLEARIVAVLDAFDAMTAERPYRRPLTRVQALGQLSEGRGSQFDPVVVEVFLAMLKEFPM
- a CDS encoding ABC transporter ATP-binding protein, whose amino-acid sequence is MFLEIKDLHVKYGNVEALHGINLHVNEGEIVSVLGANGAGKSTTLMSISGLVKASGGSIVFDGMELSKMPAHKIVAAGVAQVPEGRRVFGTLTVHENLKLGSFTNRDLAHIKQTEEWIYQLFPVLAQRRSQLAGTLSGGEQQMLAIGRALMAKPRILLLDEPSLGLAPILVKAIFKTLQEINQSGLTVVLVEQNARAALRLAHRGYVLEVGRVVLEDSAENLLANPDVQNAYLGGGGH
- a CDS encoding ABC transporter ATP-binding protein; protein product: MSLLTLTDVTKTFGGLTAVGNVSFTVEEGSIVGLIGPNGAGKTTTFNLITGNYKPNLGKIVFDGRDITGLPTHRIVTLGIARTFQTIRLFQRMSVIENVLAGAHCRMKAGVFSGMFKPPAERREEREVLELALAELEFVGLRDQAENLACNLSYGNQRLLEIARALATKPRFLILDEPAGGMNEQETERLLQLIRKLRERGITVLLIEHDMALVMRACENLVVLEYGEKIAEGPPEVVKKNPKVIEAYLGAD
- a CDS encoding HD domain-containing phosphohydrolase; this encodes MDDSQRILVVDDNETVCLLLSELLGDEGYQVTTVTCGGEALEAFCREPFPLVLLDLVLPDMSGTRVLEEIKRSHPQTDAVLITSHGSMETAVEALRLGAADYLTKPFADLGAVSALVRTTFEKRREKELKAQQAEALARRAEQLETAVKRLMGLARINQALNAARDARELQEAAVRFVAAELDAQRVSMMLLDREAGDLEIVASVGLQPFPPEAGRVRLGEGVAGLVAEKGWALRYCTRDPNPGIPTNVHRGYQADAFVSVPLLEADSGGAGRLAMGVLNACNRVNREPFSAEDEEFLATVADQLVLRLNAAHAASREVRESTYQAVLAFAEALDAKDHTTGEHADGMLKFVEPVGRALDLNWQELEILLFGAVLHDIGKIGVPEVILQKPSRLTEEEFAVMKEHCRKGGDIIRGMTFLAPVIPVIEMHHERFDGQGYPFGKAGEQIPVQARIVAVLDAYDAMMADRPYRKGIGKAAAVAELRRGAGSQFDPQVVEAFLKILNAGEQ